In the genome of Campylobacter avium LMG 24591, the window TTTATCTTTGTCGAGGGTTTTTCAAGCGAGGATTTTGATTTTAAAGATGAGCTCTTAAGACAAGGGCATATTTATTTAAAGGATGAAAAACAAAAGGTTTTTTCTCAAGGAGCTTGTAGAAATTTAGGTGCTTTAAAAGCCAATTCTAAGGTGCTTTTGTTTTTAGACATAGATTGTTTTTTATCCCAAAAAAGTTTAGAAAAAATTTTAGAGCTTATTAAGATAAGAAAAATCGATGAAAAAGAGGAAGAGTTTTTTTTACTGCCCTGTCTTTATCTAAGCAAAGAGGGTAGCGAGTTTTTAAACTCTGTTGATGAGGCTTTGTGGGATACTTTGGCGCAAAATGATATTTTAAGAGCTGAAAAAAAGATAGTTTTAAACCTAGCTAGTGCTTCATCTGTGCTTGTTGTAAATAAGCAAAAATTCTTAGAACTTGGCGGCTTTGATGAGAATTTTCTTGGACATGGTTATGAGGATTTTGATTTTTTGGCTAGGCTTATGCTAAAAACCTTATCTTTTGAAAAAATGCCAAGGAATTTAGC includes:
- a CDS encoding galactosyltransferase-related protein; the protein is MKLSIIIPFGLSKERPFIKERLFKKIHSFKSDENLEFIFVEGFSSEDFDFKDELLRQGHIYLKDEKQKVFSQGACRNLGALKANSKVLLFLDIDCFLSQKSLEKILELIKIRKIDEKEEEFFLLPCLYLSKEGSEFLNSVDEALWDTLAQNDILRAEKKIVLNLASASSVLVVNKQKFLELGGFDENFLGHGYEDFDFLARLMLKTLSFEKMPRNLAYDARNWNFDTYEGFRALFSLLGYETMYLGLYALHFYHEAINQNGYFDNREKNHKLFFERLKIYEKEFKNLEKQRNFPLKNLAYKPYLYEIKYGKQKGGNFLKIYISHFKFYRLFRKFISSPRLFFKDMKIFKGKNVLPK